One region of Primulina tabacum isolate GXHZ01 chromosome 1, ASM2559414v2, whole genome shotgun sequence genomic DNA includes:
- the LOC142538031 gene encoding phosphatidylinositol-3-phosphatase myotubularin-1-like isoform X1: protein MSVPRSRSARRTPPTRDPEARLTESERIEGAGSWDAIEWTKVDPVSRSVPQGLRQFLLEAEQVIVEGYGVVLVNIDEAGTLFVTNFRLLFLSDQSRNIIGLGTIPLATIEKFGKMIMKIPPGPKQPEKTPSQRLLQVIGKDMRIIVFGFRPRTKQRHAVFDALIRCTRLARFWDLYAFASGPSRFSNTNPKLRLVDEYLRLLRLRSHHATLGTIEDGSFTFSNEWWRISKVNSSYTMCSTYPFALLFPNSISDEEIQQACSFRARCRLPVISWCDPGTGAVLARSSQPLVGLMMNMRSNADEKLVAALCTQLAGTKDRRKLYIADARPRKNALANGAMGGGSESSSNYFQSEIVFFGIDNIHAMRESLARLRDYVDTHGSNSSDGMSSFLRHGGWTWGGGNLSSMSASVSTLGDSGWLIHVQSVLAGSAWIAARVALESATVLVHCSDGWDRTTQLVSLASLLLDPYYRTIKGFQALVEKDWLAFGHPFSDRLGIPSVSGTGSVPLELSRQASTGSIPSSPMRQSSGSLASQSQSSSHGQNSYSPIFLQWIDCVSQLLRIYPFAFEFSSIFLVDLLDCMLSGRFGNFFCNSDKERQEAGIYDSCACLWIYLADLRASEEMSHGHLNHFFDPSKLKGPLLPPAASLAPTLWPQFHLRWACPSEAQAGEFEAHCRNMSKKISELQKAKELAEAKAEQATAAMESLAAELRNEKLNSSLSRDWAWKARKETTAIRRAVQSLGCKVHFSEDGDCIVGIESSHMDNTPQQTAFSPSETQTGEFLQHDKKPNLSASVSLVSDTIPMNPVTRVCESLCPLRTGDGGCRWPDAGCAQFGSQFVGFKANFDAFDRLSIYDSYFQSE from the exons ATGTCTGTACCCAGAAGTCGGTCGGCGCGACGGACGCCGCCCACGAGAGATCCTGAGGCTAGACTCACGGAGTCGGAAAGGATCGAAGGCGCCGGTAGTTGGGACGCCATTGAGTGGACCAAAgttgat CCTGTTTCGAGGTCTGTTCCTCAAGGATTACGACAATTCTTGCTTGAAGCGGAGCAAGTCATAGTGGAG GGTTATGGCGTTGTTCTTGTGAATATTGATGAAGCTGGAACATTATTCGTTACGAACTTCCGTCTTCTTTTCCTT AGTGATCAATCTAGAAACATAATAGGACTCGGCACCATACCGTTGGCGACGATAGAGAAGTTCGGAAAAATG ATTATGAAGATTCCACCAGGCCCCAAGCAGCCTGAAAAAACTCCGTCGCAACGGTTGCTTCAGGTCATTG GCAAAGACATGAGAATCATTGTATTTGGATTTCGGCCTCGAACAAAACAG AGGCATGCTGTGTTTGATGCATTAATAAGATGCACTAGGCTAGCCAGATTCTGGGATCTTTATGCTTTTGCCTCTGGACCATCAAGATTCAGTAACACAAACCCTAAGCTGCGGCTAGTGGATGAGTATCTCCGGCTTCTCAGATTAAGGTCACATCATGCTACACTCGGAACAATTGAAGATGGTTCGTTCACTTTTTCTAATGAATGGTGGAGGATAAGCAAAGTGAATTCTAGCTATACAATGTGCTCAACCTATCCATTTGCGCTGCTTTTTCCAAACTCTATTAG CGATGAAGAAATACAGCAGGCTTGTTCCTTTCGTGCACGATGTAGATTGCCAGTAATTTCATGGTGTGATCCCG GAACTGGAGCTGTCCTTGCACGTTCTTCCCAGCCGCTGGTTGGACTCATGATGAATATGAGAAG CAATGCTGATGAGAAGCTAGTCGCTGCACTCTGTACTCAACTTGCAGGAACGAAGGACCGTAG GAAATTATATATTGCTGATGCAAGACCCAGGAAAAATGCTTTAGCAAATGGAGCAATGGGAGGTGGATCCGAGTCATCTTCTAATTATTTTCAATCTGAG ATCGTTTTCTTTGGGATAGATAACATACATGCTATGAGAGAGAGCCTTGCTCGGCTCAGGGACTATGTAGATACTCATGGCTCCAATTCATCTGATGGAATGTCTTCTTTTTTG AGGCATGGTGGATGGACTTGGGGAGGGGGTAATCTCAGCAGTATGTCCGCTTCTGTCTCAACTCTTGGGGATAGTGGTTGGTTGATTCATGTTCAAAGTGTTTTGGCTGGTTCTGCTTGGATTGCTGCACGGGTTGCTCTAGAATCAGCAACAGTGCTCGTTCATTGTAG TGATGGATGGGATAGAACAACTCAATTGGTCTCCCTTGCAAGCTTGCTTCTTGATCCATATTATAGGACAATTAAAGGTTTCCAG GCACTTGTAGAAAAAGATTGGCTCGCTTTTGGTCATCCGTTTTCAGATCGTCTGGGAATTCCATCTGTATCTGGGACTGGAAGTGTTCCTCTTGAATTATCACGGCAGGCTTCTACAGGGAGTATCCCATCTTCCCCAATGCGCCAATCATCTGGATCTCTTGCATCTCAGTCGCAGTCTTCTTCGCATGGTCAAAATAGTTACTCACCAATCTTTCTGCAG TGGATTGATTGTGTTTCACAATTGTTGCGAATCTATCCTTTTGCTTTTGAGTTTTCCTCG ATTTTCCTTGTTGATTTACTGGATTGCATGCTCTCCGGCCGATTTGGGAACTTCTTCTGTAACAG TGATAAAGAAAGGCAGGAAGCtggtatttatgattcatgtgCGTGCTTGTGGATTTATTTGGCTGATTTACGGGCATCAGAGGAAATGTCTCATGGGCATTTAAACCACTTTTTCGATCCATCAAAACTTAAAGGTCCATTACTCCCCCCTGCTGCATCTTTAGCCCCAACTCTCTGGCCTCAGTTCCACCTTCGATGGGCTTGTCCATCGGAAGCACAAGCAGGGGAGTTTGAAGCGCACTGTCGGAACATGTCTAAGAAAATCTCCGAGTTGCAGAAg GCAAAAGAGTTGGCAGAGGCGAAAGCGGAACAGGCAACAGCTGCAATGGAGTCTTTGGCAGCCGAGCTACGAAACGAGAAGCTCAACAGCAGTTTAAGCAGGGATTGGGCTTGGAAAGCCAGGAAGGAAACTACGGCTATAAGACGAGCAGTACAATCACTTGGGTGCAAGGTCCATTTCTCAGAAGATGGTGATTGCATTGTGGGAATCGAAAGCAGCCACATGGATAATACTCCTCAACAGACAGCATTCTCACCATCAGAAACGCAAACTGGTGAGTTTTTACAGCATGACAagaagccaaatctttctgccTCTGTTTCTCTTGTGTCGGACACCATTCCCATGAATCCAGTGACTCGTGTATGCGAGTCTTTATGCCCCTTGCGCACCGGAGATGGAGGCTGTAGGTGGCCTGATGCTGGTTGTGCTCAATTTGGAAGTCAATTTGTTGGTTTTAAGGCAAATTTTGATGCATTCGACCGGCTTTCTATTTACGACAGCTATTTTCAGTCAGAGTAG
- the LOC142538031 gene encoding phosphatidylinositol-3-phosphatase myotubularin-1-like isoform X2 yields MGHVQRHAVFDALIRCTRLARFWDLYAFASGPSRFSNTNPKLRLVDEYLRLLRLRSHHATLGTIEDGSFTFSNEWWRISKVNSSYTMCSTYPFALLFPNSISDEEIQQACSFRARCRLPVISWCDPGTGAVLARSSQPLVGLMMNMRSNADEKLVAALCTQLAGTKDRRKLYIADARPRKNALANGAMGGGSESSSNYFQSEIVFFGIDNIHAMRESLARLRDYVDTHGSNSSDGMSSFLRHGGWTWGGGNLSSMSASVSTLGDSGWLIHVQSVLAGSAWIAARVALESATVLVHCSDGWDRTTQLVSLASLLLDPYYRTIKGFQALVEKDWLAFGHPFSDRLGIPSVSGTGSVPLELSRQASTGSIPSSPMRQSSGSLASQSQSSSHGQNSYSPIFLQWIDCVSQLLRIYPFAFEFSSIFLVDLLDCMLSGRFGNFFCNSDKERQEAGIYDSCACLWIYLADLRASEEMSHGHLNHFFDPSKLKGPLLPPAASLAPTLWPQFHLRWACPSEAQAGEFEAHCRNMSKKISELQKAKELAEAKAEQATAAMESLAAELRNEKLNSSLSRDWAWKARKETTAIRRAVQSLGCKVHFSEDGDCIVGIESSHMDNTPQQTAFSPSETQTGEFLQHDKKPNLSASVSLVSDTIPMNPVTRVCESLCPLRTGDGGCRWPDAGCAQFGSQFVGFKANFDAFDRLSIYDSYFQSE; encoded by the exons ATGgggcatgttcaa AGGCATGCTGTGTTTGATGCATTAATAAGATGCACTAGGCTAGCCAGATTCTGGGATCTTTATGCTTTTGCCTCTGGACCATCAAGATTCAGTAACACAAACCCTAAGCTGCGGCTAGTGGATGAGTATCTCCGGCTTCTCAGATTAAGGTCACATCATGCTACACTCGGAACAATTGAAGATGGTTCGTTCACTTTTTCTAATGAATGGTGGAGGATAAGCAAAGTGAATTCTAGCTATACAATGTGCTCAACCTATCCATTTGCGCTGCTTTTTCCAAACTCTATTAG CGATGAAGAAATACAGCAGGCTTGTTCCTTTCGTGCACGATGTAGATTGCCAGTAATTTCATGGTGTGATCCCG GAACTGGAGCTGTCCTTGCACGTTCTTCCCAGCCGCTGGTTGGACTCATGATGAATATGAGAAG CAATGCTGATGAGAAGCTAGTCGCTGCACTCTGTACTCAACTTGCAGGAACGAAGGACCGTAG GAAATTATATATTGCTGATGCAAGACCCAGGAAAAATGCTTTAGCAAATGGAGCAATGGGAGGTGGATCCGAGTCATCTTCTAATTATTTTCAATCTGAG ATCGTTTTCTTTGGGATAGATAACATACATGCTATGAGAGAGAGCCTTGCTCGGCTCAGGGACTATGTAGATACTCATGGCTCCAATTCATCTGATGGAATGTCTTCTTTTTTG AGGCATGGTGGATGGACTTGGGGAGGGGGTAATCTCAGCAGTATGTCCGCTTCTGTCTCAACTCTTGGGGATAGTGGTTGGTTGATTCATGTTCAAAGTGTTTTGGCTGGTTCTGCTTGGATTGCTGCACGGGTTGCTCTAGAATCAGCAACAGTGCTCGTTCATTGTAG TGATGGATGGGATAGAACAACTCAATTGGTCTCCCTTGCAAGCTTGCTTCTTGATCCATATTATAGGACAATTAAAGGTTTCCAG GCACTTGTAGAAAAAGATTGGCTCGCTTTTGGTCATCCGTTTTCAGATCGTCTGGGAATTCCATCTGTATCTGGGACTGGAAGTGTTCCTCTTGAATTATCACGGCAGGCTTCTACAGGGAGTATCCCATCTTCCCCAATGCGCCAATCATCTGGATCTCTTGCATCTCAGTCGCAGTCTTCTTCGCATGGTCAAAATAGTTACTCACCAATCTTTCTGCAG TGGATTGATTGTGTTTCACAATTGTTGCGAATCTATCCTTTTGCTTTTGAGTTTTCCTCG ATTTTCCTTGTTGATTTACTGGATTGCATGCTCTCCGGCCGATTTGGGAACTTCTTCTGTAACAG TGATAAAGAAAGGCAGGAAGCtggtatttatgattcatgtgCGTGCTTGTGGATTTATTTGGCTGATTTACGGGCATCAGAGGAAATGTCTCATGGGCATTTAAACCACTTTTTCGATCCATCAAAACTTAAAGGTCCATTACTCCCCCCTGCTGCATCTTTAGCCCCAACTCTCTGGCCTCAGTTCCACCTTCGATGGGCTTGTCCATCGGAAGCACAAGCAGGGGAGTTTGAAGCGCACTGTCGGAACATGTCTAAGAAAATCTCCGAGTTGCAGAAg GCAAAAGAGTTGGCAGAGGCGAAAGCGGAACAGGCAACAGCTGCAATGGAGTCTTTGGCAGCCGAGCTACGAAACGAGAAGCTCAACAGCAGTTTAAGCAGGGATTGGGCTTGGAAAGCCAGGAAGGAAACTACGGCTATAAGACGAGCAGTACAATCACTTGGGTGCAAGGTCCATTTCTCAGAAGATGGTGATTGCATTGTGGGAATCGAAAGCAGCCACATGGATAATACTCCTCAACAGACAGCATTCTCACCATCAGAAACGCAAACTGGTGAGTTTTTACAGCATGACAagaagccaaatctttctgccTCTGTTTCTCTTGTGTCGGACACCATTCCCATGAATCCAGTGACTCGTGTATGCGAGTCTTTATGCCCCTTGCGCACCGGAGATGGAGGCTGTAGGTGGCCTGATGCTGGTTGTGCTCAATTTGGAAGTCAATTTGTTGGTTTTAAGGCAAATTTTGATGCATTCGACCGGCTTTCTATTTACGACAGCTATTTTCAGTCAGAGTAG
- the LOC142538031 gene encoding phosphatidylinositol-3-phosphatase myotubularin-1-like isoform X3, translated as MSVPRSRSARRTPPTRDPEARLTESERIEGAGSWDAIEWTKVDPVSRSVPQGLRQFLLEAEQVIVEGYGVVLVNIDEAGTLFVTNFRLLFLSDQSRNIIGLGTIPLATIEKFGKMIMKIPPGPKQPEKTPSQRLLQVIGKDMRIIVFGFRPRTKQRHAVFDALIRCTRLARFWDLYAFASGPSRFSNTNPKLRLVDEYLRLLRLRSHHATLGTIEDGSFTFSNEWWRISKVNSSYTMCSTYPFALLFPNSISDEEIQQACSFRARCRLPVISWCDPGTGAVLARSSQPLVGLMMNMRSNADEKLVAALCTQLAGTKDRRKLYIADARPRKNALANGAMGGGSESSSNYFQSEIVFFGIDNIHAMRESLARLRDYVDTHGSNSSDGMSSFLRHGGWTWGGGNLSSMSASVSTLGDSGWLIHVQSVLAGSAWIAARVALESATVLVHCSDGWDRTTQLVSLASLLLDPYYRTIKGFQALVEKDWLAFGHPFSDRLGIPSVSGTGSVPLELSRQASTGSIPSSPMRQSSGSLASQSQSSSHGQNSYSPIFLQWIDCVSQLLRIYPFAFEFSSIFLVDLLDCMLSGRFGNFFCNRQKSWQRRKRNRQQLQWSLWQPSYETRSSTAV; from the exons ATGTCTGTACCCAGAAGTCGGTCGGCGCGACGGACGCCGCCCACGAGAGATCCTGAGGCTAGACTCACGGAGTCGGAAAGGATCGAAGGCGCCGGTAGTTGGGACGCCATTGAGTGGACCAAAgttgat CCTGTTTCGAGGTCTGTTCCTCAAGGATTACGACAATTCTTGCTTGAAGCGGAGCAAGTCATAGTGGAG GGTTATGGCGTTGTTCTTGTGAATATTGATGAAGCTGGAACATTATTCGTTACGAACTTCCGTCTTCTTTTCCTT AGTGATCAATCTAGAAACATAATAGGACTCGGCACCATACCGTTGGCGACGATAGAGAAGTTCGGAAAAATG ATTATGAAGATTCCACCAGGCCCCAAGCAGCCTGAAAAAACTCCGTCGCAACGGTTGCTTCAGGTCATTG GCAAAGACATGAGAATCATTGTATTTGGATTTCGGCCTCGAACAAAACAG AGGCATGCTGTGTTTGATGCATTAATAAGATGCACTAGGCTAGCCAGATTCTGGGATCTTTATGCTTTTGCCTCTGGACCATCAAGATTCAGTAACACAAACCCTAAGCTGCGGCTAGTGGATGAGTATCTCCGGCTTCTCAGATTAAGGTCACATCATGCTACACTCGGAACAATTGAAGATGGTTCGTTCACTTTTTCTAATGAATGGTGGAGGATAAGCAAAGTGAATTCTAGCTATACAATGTGCTCAACCTATCCATTTGCGCTGCTTTTTCCAAACTCTATTAG CGATGAAGAAATACAGCAGGCTTGTTCCTTTCGTGCACGATGTAGATTGCCAGTAATTTCATGGTGTGATCCCG GAACTGGAGCTGTCCTTGCACGTTCTTCCCAGCCGCTGGTTGGACTCATGATGAATATGAGAAG CAATGCTGATGAGAAGCTAGTCGCTGCACTCTGTACTCAACTTGCAGGAACGAAGGACCGTAG GAAATTATATATTGCTGATGCAAGACCCAGGAAAAATGCTTTAGCAAATGGAGCAATGGGAGGTGGATCCGAGTCATCTTCTAATTATTTTCAATCTGAG ATCGTTTTCTTTGGGATAGATAACATACATGCTATGAGAGAGAGCCTTGCTCGGCTCAGGGACTATGTAGATACTCATGGCTCCAATTCATCTGATGGAATGTCTTCTTTTTTG AGGCATGGTGGATGGACTTGGGGAGGGGGTAATCTCAGCAGTATGTCCGCTTCTGTCTCAACTCTTGGGGATAGTGGTTGGTTGATTCATGTTCAAAGTGTTTTGGCTGGTTCTGCTTGGATTGCTGCACGGGTTGCTCTAGAATCAGCAACAGTGCTCGTTCATTGTAG TGATGGATGGGATAGAACAACTCAATTGGTCTCCCTTGCAAGCTTGCTTCTTGATCCATATTATAGGACAATTAAAGGTTTCCAG GCACTTGTAGAAAAAGATTGGCTCGCTTTTGGTCATCCGTTTTCAGATCGTCTGGGAATTCCATCTGTATCTGGGACTGGAAGTGTTCCTCTTGAATTATCACGGCAGGCTTCTACAGGGAGTATCCCATCTTCCCCAATGCGCCAATCATCTGGATCTCTTGCATCTCAGTCGCAGTCTTCTTCGCATGGTCAAAATAGTTACTCACCAATCTTTCTGCAG TGGATTGATTGTGTTTCACAATTGTTGCGAATCTATCCTTTTGCTTTTGAGTTTTCCTCG ATTTTCCTTGTTGATTTACTGGATTGCATGCTCTCCGGCCGATTTGGGAACTTCTTCTGTAACAG GCAAAAGAGTTGGCAGAGGCGAAAGCGGAACAGGCAACAGCTGCAATGGAGTCTTTGGCAGCCGAGCTACGAAACGAGAAGCTCAACAGCAGTTTAA
- the LOC142538056 gene encoding SWR1 complex subunit 2 isoform X2: MDLQQHVFLDPASRGTRGKRMTKLLDDELEEDEVFWNQDALKEEENDVEYEEEAEVADVYDSDFDDDEPEANEEVENEPDERTRTKKKLIFPGKPPMKKKKNKVLSKIEKVPEDEKISEQSTPDEHHEVPDDAEMEKIVRKSTRTSVIIRQAERDAIRAALQSTTKPIKKKKEGEEKRMTQEEMLLEAAQTEIMNLRNLERVLAREEEVKKRAIVHKQVYSGPKIQYLSKDGSSYLNFTGGSSFRSEISTTSIPYPEKAFCVITGLPASYRDPKTQLPYATKEAFKIIHERFAGERSCSKDRGALVGLLSDATFERKRKRSIIPHHRDMSSFPHPARFRRIPALEIQDSD; this comes from the exons ATGGATCTGCAACAGCATGTTTTCCTCGATCCTGCCTCTCGGGGAACCAGAGGCAAACG GATGACGAAGTTGCTTGATGATGAACTTGAAGAGGACGAGGTCTTCTGGAATCAAGACGCTCTCAAAGAG GAAGAGAATGATGTCGAATATGAGGAAGAAGCGGAGGTTGCTGATGTTTATGATAGTGATTTTGATGACGAT GAGCCTGAGGCAAATGAAGAAGTGGAAAATGAACCAGATGAGAG GACGAGGACAAAAAAGAAATTGATATTTCCAGGAAAGCCACccatgaagaagaagaaaaacaagGTGCTGTCCAAGATAGAAAAGGTACCTGAAGATGAGAAAATTTCAGAGCAGTCCACTCCTGATGAACATCATGAAGTTCCTGATGATGCTGAGATGGAGAAAATAGTTAGAAAATCAACCAGAACTTCTGTCATTATCAGGCAAGCCGAGAGGGATGCAATACGTGCAGCATTGCAATCTACTACGAAG CCAATTAAGAAGAAAAAGGAAGGCGAGGAGAAAAGGATGACCCAAGAAGAGATGCTTCTGGAAGCAGCTCAAACAG aAATTATGAATTTGAGAAACTTGGAGAGGGTGTTAGCAAGAGAAGAAGAAGTGAAGAAAAGAGCTATTGTGCATAAACAAGTTTATAGTGGTCCCAAGATACAGTATCTTTCTAAAGATG GTTCTTCATATCTAAATTTCACGGGTGGTTCATCATTTCGGTCAGAGATTTCAACAACTTCTATTCCAT ATCCAGAGAAGGCTTTTTGTGTCATTACTGGGCTGCCAG CCAGTTACCGTGATCCGAAGACTCAATTACCTTATGCCACTAAAGAAGCATTCAAGATCATCCATGAACG GTTTGCAGGAGAGAGGAGCTGCAGTAAGGACCGTGGGGCATTGGTGGGACTACTGTCCGATGCAACTTTTGAACGGAAGAGAAAGAGATCAATCATTCCTCACCACAGGGACATGTCTTCGTTTCCTCATCCTGCTCGTTTCCGAAGAATTCCTGCACTTGAAATTCAAGACTCGGACTAA
- the LOC142538056 gene encoding SWR1 complex subunit 2 isoform X1, producing the protein MDLQQHVFLDPASRGTRGKRMTKLLDDELEEDEVFWNQDALKEEENDVEYEEEAEVADVYDSDFDDDEPEANEEVENEPDERTRTKKKLIFPGKPPMKKKKNKVLSKIEKVPEDEKISEQSTPDEHHEVPDDAEMEKIVRKSTRTSVIIRQAERDAIRAALQSTTKPIKKKKEGEEKRMTQEEMLLEAAQTEIMNLRNLERVLAREEEVKKRAIVHKQVYSGPKIQYLSKDGSSYLNFTGGSSFRSEISTTSIPCKRKMPMFLTRILYISLTLTFIMSSCLALSMLPAAKFSILQFAVA; encoded by the exons ATGGATCTGCAACAGCATGTTTTCCTCGATCCTGCCTCTCGGGGAACCAGAGGCAAACG GATGACGAAGTTGCTTGATGATGAACTTGAAGAGGACGAGGTCTTCTGGAATCAAGACGCTCTCAAAGAG GAAGAGAATGATGTCGAATATGAGGAAGAAGCGGAGGTTGCTGATGTTTATGATAGTGATTTTGATGACGAT GAGCCTGAGGCAAATGAAGAAGTGGAAAATGAACCAGATGAGAG GACGAGGACAAAAAAGAAATTGATATTTCCAGGAAAGCCACccatgaagaagaagaaaaacaagGTGCTGTCCAAGATAGAAAAGGTACCTGAAGATGAGAAAATTTCAGAGCAGTCCACTCCTGATGAACATCATGAAGTTCCTGATGATGCTGAGATGGAGAAAATAGTTAGAAAATCAACCAGAACTTCTGTCATTATCAGGCAAGCCGAGAGGGATGCAATACGTGCAGCATTGCAATCTACTACGAAG CCAATTAAGAAGAAAAAGGAAGGCGAGGAGAAAAGGATGACCCAAGAAGAGATGCTTCTGGAAGCAGCTCAAACAG aAATTATGAATTTGAGAAACTTGGAGAGGGTGTTAGCAAGAGAAGAAGAAGTGAAGAAAAGAGCTATTGTGCATAAACAAGTTTATAGTGGTCCCAAGATACAGTATCTTTCTAAAGATG GTTCTTCATATCTAAATTTCACGGGTGGTTCATCATTTCGGTCAGAGATTTCAACAACTTCTATTCCATGTAAGAGAAAAATGCCCATGTTTTTAACACGTATACTCTATATTAGTTTAACGCTCACATTCATAATGTCCTCGTGCTTAGCTTTAAGCATGTTACCTGCAGCAAAATTCAGTATTCTACAGTTTGCTGTGGCTTAA
- the LOC142538080 gene encoding uncharacterized protein LOC142538080 isoform X1: MNRSNCQAQNYFSKDFEWDQFKEEVESDPSLRFHLLPCSSEDTASQNHDSEAWEKFHSRHSTGKFFKERRYLLKEFPEFASCKDDSKVLEVGCGNGSTVLPILRGQDSITVYACDCSNEALERAKDVIGDTNSISNKSRFYPFQCDFSTFGFPSWLACESCSRSFSQTCNFGFPGASNSNKINGLKPSNFGENKCCIGGVDFITMVFTLSALPFHGMPKAIAHCFSVLKPGGLILFRDYGLYDMTMLRFKPEQRVGYREYLRSDGTRSYFFCLDAVRNLTSAAGFIVVELEYCCVKSVNRRNGKVMKRVWVHGKFQKPKWC; this comes from the exons ATGAACAGAAGTAATTGCCAAGCCCAGAATTACTTCTCCAAAGATTTCGAGTGGGATCAATTCAAAGAAGAAGTCGAAAGCGATCCATCCCTTCGATTCCACTTGCTCCCTTGCTCTTCGGAAGACACGGCTAGTCAAAACCATGATTCCGAAGCTTGGGAAAAGTTTCATTCTCGTCACTCCACTGGCAAGTTCTTCAAG GAGAGGCGATACTTGTTGAAAGAATTTCCAGAGTTTGCATCTTGCAAGGATGATTCAAAGGTTTTGGAAGTGGGATGTGGTAATGGAAGTACTGTGTTACCGATACTGCG TGGACAGGATAGCATCACTGTATATGCCTGTGATTGCAGTAATGAAGCTCTCGAGAGGGCTAAAGATGTAATTGGTGATACTAACTCAATCTCTAATAAAAGTCGTTTCTATCCGTTCCAATGCGATTTTTCAACATTTGGATTTCCATCGTGGTTGGCCTGCGAAAGTTGCTCAAGAAGTTTCTCACAGACATGTAATTTTGGATTTCCAG GTGCAAGCAACAGTAATAAGATAAATGGCCTCAAGCCATCCAACTTTGGCGAAAATAAATGTTGCATTGGAGGAGTGGATTTCATTACTATG GTATTTACATTATCCGCTTTACCATTTCACGGGATGCCTAAGGCCATTGCTCATTGCTTTTCTGTTCTAAAGCCGGGGGGCCTGATTTTGTTCAGGGATTATG GTCTTTATGATATGACTATGCTTCGATTTAAACCTGAACAAAGAGTTGGTTATAGAGAGTACTTGCGATCAGATGGAACACGCTCTTATTTCTTCTGCTTGGATGCTGTGAGAAACTTAACTTCTGCTGCCGGCTTCATCGTG GTTGAACTTGAATACTGCTGTGTGAAGTCAGTAAACCGCAGGAATGGGAAGGTCATGAAACGAGTGTGGGTTCATGGCAAGTTTCAAAAGCCTAAGTGGTGTTGA
- the LOC142538080 gene encoding uncharacterized protein LOC142538080 isoform X2 produces the protein MNRSNCQAQNYFSKDFEWDQFKEEVESDPSLRFHLLPCSSEDTASQNHDSEAWEKFHSRHSTGKFFKERRYLLKEFPEFASCKDDSKVLEVGCGNGSTVLPILRGQDSITVYACDCSNEALERAKDVIGDTNSISNKSRFYPFQCDFSTFGFPSWLACESCSRSFSQTCASNSNKINGLKPSNFGENKCCIGGVDFITMVFTLSALPFHGMPKAIAHCFSVLKPGGLILFRDYGLYDMTMLRFKPEQRVGYREYLRSDGTRSYFFCLDAVRNLTSAAGFIVVELEYCCVKSVNRRNGKVMKRVWVHGKFQKPKWC, from the exons ATGAACAGAAGTAATTGCCAAGCCCAGAATTACTTCTCCAAAGATTTCGAGTGGGATCAATTCAAAGAAGAAGTCGAAAGCGATCCATCCCTTCGATTCCACTTGCTCCCTTGCTCTTCGGAAGACACGGCTAGTCAAAACCATGATTCCGAAGCTTGGGAAAAGTTTCATTCTCGTCACTCCACTGGCAAGTTCTTCAAG GAGAGGCGATACTTGTTGAAAGAATTTCCAGAGTTTGCATCTTGCAAGGATGATTCAAAGGTTTTGGAAGTGGGATGTGGTAATGGAAGTACTGTGTTACCGATACTGCG TGGACAGGATAGCATCACTGTATATGCCTGTGATTGCAGTAATGAAGCTCTCGAGAGGGCTAAAGATGTAATTGGTGATACTAACTCAATCTCTAATAAAAGTCGTTTCTATCCGTTCCAATGCGATTTTTCAACATTTGGATTTCCATCGTGGTTGGCCTGCGAAAGTTGCTCAAGAAGTTTCTCACAGACAT GTGCAAGCAACAGTAATAAGATAAATGGCCTCAAGCCATCCAACTTTGGCGAAAATAAATGTTGCATTGGAGGAGTGGATTTCATTACTATG GTATTTACATTATCCGCTTTACCATTTCACGGGATGCCTAAGGCCATTGCTCATTGCTTTTCTGTTCTAAAGCCGGGGGGCCTGATTTTGTTCAGGGATTATG GTCTTTATGATATGACTATGCTTCGATTTAAACCTGAACAAAGAGTTGGTTATAGAGAGTACTTGCGATCAGATGGAACACGCTCTTATTTCTTCTGCTTGGATGCTGTGAGAAACTTAACTTCTGCTGCCGGCTTCATCGTG GTTGAACTTGAATACTGCTGTGTGAAGTCAGTAAACCGCAGGAATGGGAAGGTCATGAAACGAGTGTGGGTTCATGGCAAGTTTCAAAAGCCTAAGTGGTGTTGA